Below is a genomic region from Argopecten irradians isolate NY chromosome 14, Ai_NY, whole genome shotgun sequence.
TTTGCTGCTGATGGCAGACTTGTTTACCTCAGGAGGGGAAATCTCGAAACCACTTTTGTTGACACTTTTCTTAAAACTTGTTATAGACTTATCGTAACTGATTTCCGTCTGATTTTAAAAGTCACCTCAGAGAACATTTAGTAACTGGTAACATAAACATGAGATGAAATCATCATTAAGCTATATTGTATTGATAGCTCTATAATACCTACCTTAACTTCTATTTTTGTCCGGGTAAGTGGCTAgatcatattttttaacatacACTTTTACAACTAATACTATCGAATCTGTATTATGTTTCTTTGGTTTTGTTCTATAAATAActtaaatacattttgaatatctatatttatgttaatataaatatcCATATTAGAATTTGAATATTGTTAATAAACAATTCATGACAGACTAAATcatatcataattttattttcaaacatatcAGTAGACTGACACCCGAATacaaattgaattttgttagGATTTTCACAGCTGCATTCAACAATCAGACATTTATGTCATAGGGAAAATAATAAAGTCACAATTGATATCGTGACACATTTAGTATTCTAGAGACTAGTGGCATGTCTAATGAAGTTGTTACACGTGCCAGTAGTAACTATAAGTCTATGTCTTAGTTAGGATTGTAATTGAATTTCCTATACAGCTATGTCAAAGAGAGCAAGTCAAGACTTAGTGTTAACCAAAGCAGATTGTTTAAATTAAATGCATGTAGATGTTTGTAAATAGTTCTAacaagttttttgttttttctttgaaCAAGACCGGCATTACAAACGATTTTTCACATCCCCAACTTTTGCAGAAGTCTCCGATCCAGTGACAGTATGTATCGTTACTACGGCGGGAGCGAAGACAACCCTGAAGACCAGGAGGAAAGCGAAGAAGAGGAGAGTGACGAGGAagaggaagaggaggaggaaTATGATTATGCGATAGAGCTTTATCGCGCAATTGAGAGGGATGACAGAAACGAATTACGCCGTCTCCTTGACAATGGTGCCGATCCGGGGCTGAAACCTTTCGAGGACAAATCTAGAGCGCTCCTTCATGTCTGTTGTGATAAAGGCCATATTGTATGTGCCACCATTTTACTGGACCGTGGCGCTGCCATCAACGTCACGGATGAGTGGGGTATGACGTCACTGATGTACTGCATGGTTAGGCAAGACATGGGAATGGCGAAAATGCTATTGTCACGTGACTCAGAAATGGTGGACTGCCGTGATATTGAAGGAAAGTCCGCTCTCCATATGGCCGTGGAGACAGGGCAGCCAGAGTTTGTGGAACTTTTACTGAAGAACTCTGCCAATGTAAATGCCTTTACTGACATTGGTATCACACCGCTCATGGTACTCTGTATGGATTCAAACATCGAGAACAAAACAGTGCTAGCGCGCATGCTCATTGAAGCTGGGGCTGACGTTTCTATGAAGGACTACAAATGTAAACGAACAGCTTTGCACGTATGTATTGAATTAAgagttaaaataaatacatcttGGTTTACAATTTAGATtagtttatacaatgtaacatgtTATGAGACTTCAGAAAATATtctcaatatttgtttattattttattatataatatccTTAGCATGTAGAAACTTTGTGTATTATGTTAGGCTGATAATACAGTTTTTATTTACTGTAACACGTATCCATAATCACGTTGAAGATATCTACATATTTAGTAAAGAGTCACATAAAAAGTCATTGAAAACTCAACGTATTTGCTAAAAGTTGAAATTCAAgtggtttttttattattcgaCAGAATGCAGTTATCAACGGGAACTTCGAGTTATTCGAAATTCTTTTAGGCGCAGGCTCCAATCCAAATTTATTAGATGTGACAGGAAGAAGCCCGTTGACAAATCTTATTTGTAGACATGCGCGGATCACAGAGCGACACCCGGAAGTCAGTGATGACGTCATGGCTGCTGCTATTCAGTTGATACAAGCAGGGACGAACCTGGACAACAGTATGTGTGAATACAGCAATCCTTTAGTCAACGCTGCCTTCGTCAAGGCCTCGAGGTTAATGCGGGTCATCCTGGATTACGGAGCAGACCCCGATGTCACGTGTTCGtattcaaattcacaatttacttgcctaaatcataaaaatacattcGTATTTGTTGTTGACGATAAATCAATCAATTTCATTCGAAAGTAAGACACAATTTTGCAATAACTTcataaaaaatgcaaacaaataaaCAGTTAACATCTGGGAAACGTTGGTTAACATGCTGATGCTGGGCTAAATTAATCGGATTGtataacaaaaatacaataGCTCTCGTATTGGTTAACATCTATCCCTTACCTCATAGATACCTCGTTAAAGCATGGCATAGATATGTTTTAGCTGACTCTGATAAACTCTACTGTGCTTGAATTATAGTACTTGGTCCTGTGATATCTTGAGTAGTTAACATTGGATTTTATTAAGTAAGATTTGTTTAATGTAATTGTCTTTTCGTTTTTAGTTCGGAGTGGCACTACCGCTCTACTGGTGTCGGTGATGAAGCGTGATATTCCGTGTACACGTGTTCTACTGGAGTGGAACTGCCGACTCGACATGAAAGGGAAGGTCGCCTTCAACAAATATGACGAACTCGTACTTGACCCGATGGAACTTGCAATCGAAAAGGGATATTGGGACATCGTAATAAACTTAGTGTCAGCCGGATATTGCGTCAGTCGACTGCCGTACCTCAGAAAAAGTTTCGACGGGGATACCCCTAAAGCGCTTGCTCAAAACCCAGAAATGTTTTCGTTCCTTCAATACCAAGCCAGCAACCCGCTGTTATTATTTCACTCGGCTATCCTCGCCGTGTTTAAAGCCTTACGGAGAAACACGAGTGGGAAGTTAGACGAACTTCCTATTCCGGAAGCTATCAAAAGACTGATGCGCAAAGGAGAGTTTTGTGATCCGGAAAACGGCGAGGATCATAAGAATGTAGACACGctcagattttatttcaaatctaTGGCATTTGTATAAGTCTTCTAACATTTATATACCCATACTCTTTATTGAAATCAGTTTTAATAAGTTTAAGATCCATACTCTTTATTGAAATCAGTTTTAATAAGTTTAAGATatatgattataacatattaagCTGTACATATCGGtatggtacatgaatttatcCTTGCTCGTCTGTGaatactttttttctgttttcattcGAATCCCTATTAACATCAATGTGGTTCGTTCTTGTTCCAAATGACATATATTTAACTCCAgctgaaaatgttttattctgCAAAAGCATATTGAGGTTACGCAATGTCAGTAAACGTTTTAATTAACATGTATTCTTACAGAAAGGGACAAAGACGCCTTTCGTATTGAATTCGTTTAGTGCTTAGAATtagattttaaatatcattttgatagaGTAGACGATGAAGATTAGAATTAATCACTAATCATTTCCTAGAAACAAATGCCAATACTTCTCCGTTGTGATCACTAAAATGTAACATGTACATGATAGAGTCTTGTTGTACATGTTTGCATTTCCAATaccatttttgtttcatatgctataagttaaaataaacatattcaaGTAACTCGTGGACACTTACTTTGCAATCGAAAATGTAtgtgcatatatttatataatcacAACCATTCATGTAACACCGACGAAATAACGACGTGATAAAAAACAATGGATTCGTATTGTATTGTTTCTCGTTATAATAGTAACCTTCTTATAATGATATCTCGCTAAATCATGCTGTTACAACTATCGATCAAGCTCATCACAGCTCGTCATATTAAAGTGACACATTGTGCTGAACGCTacgcaggagcagaaactaccattctTATAGACTATGATATCTTTTGTAGATGACAAACACATCAATCAGTCTACTGTTGTTAGCTTACACTGAATGTTATAATCTGTCAGGGATACTTAACAATAACCCAGGGAAACATAACTAATGATTTAAGAAACTGCTCTAATCGACTCTAGTAATTTAAAACTAGGAATCCCATTCtatcaatatttcttaaatACTCCCAACTTCAGAATGCACGTTATCATCTGTACATGTCATACTATATAGAAAATTGCCCCATGTAATGTTggattgttttaaaaatacgTTTAACATAATAATAGCTACAAAATGCTGGATTTACACCAGTTTTTTATTTCGTGTTTGGATTATTCTATCATTGCGTATGCTCTTTTGTGTAGATATCGAATTTGACGCCAGTATCGTATGCGCATTTTCGTTGAAACCATTAGTGTCGCATACAACACATAACATTGCAATCAATATATACCCGCAAAGgaagataactatgtaatatgtaaaCACAGAATAGAAAAAGGGAGACTTTGGTTTCAAACATGTATCGAGAATCCCAAAATACCAAGACCCAATTGTTCAAAAGGTAAATAGGCTAGTCTCAGTTTAAggacaattttcaaatccagATAAAATACTATCTGGttatacaaattttacaaatttcTATAAGATTATCAAGAACACAATTCTTAACTTACTTGTTGGTTTTAATGCAGATATAACCACAAATTTTGCGGCAAATGAGAAGTGAAAATGTCACTAATCAAGTGATTAAGTTAACCATTCTTTGAACAACCGGGTCCAGACATTTAAGCTTAACTATGGGATCGATATCTAAAACAGTGTTAGGTTAATCAATCTTACCTTTGTTAAATGGTGctaattttcatttacaattaAATCAGGAGGCAttgaaactacatgtacatgcagtAATGCAGCACTGATGGCTGATTGCGttgatgtacaaaatgtattgaCTCATTAAAAATCAAACACTGGATATGCTCAACGGGTTTGTTACAGTAATGAATGTAATTATATTGTCTAACTCCTTTGATAGCAGTCATGTGTCACAATCTCGATAATTCGAAACTCTACTATTAAAAAACATTCCacgttttaattttttaacacGACAGGCATGTACTTGTTAATTGGTATGCTTTGACAGTAAGGGATAATGGGTTTGTTCGCTAAGAGGTGCTCGTGACAATACGAGGTGGGGGATGTCAACCTGACATACAAGTAGTGGGCTTTTATATCCAATTATCCCCTTCACATGCTTAATCGGGTCTGCTGAAGAGCAGGTTATGAGTATATTTAGCTTACACTTTGTGTCATATGCATTAGTGACATCTATATTTAAGTGTCGCTAATGTTTGTGCCGTTATACATTAGTTTTGCCGAGAGGTAttgaaattttatcaatttaacgGAAGTTAATCTAATTTATAATTTAGTCGCCGCCATTATAGTTGGATTACAGTATggattatatctttatataccCAGAGTGAAGACAACATCAGAAATACATCATATAAAAATGTAGATtgttttattagaaaaaaatcacaGAAATACTCATATTAGTTAAGTACTCACTTCAAATATCATTAAAGCTATCAGTTCTCAGTCATATGCATAGAAATCAACATCACCAAACATGACggaaatgatataaatattaaataaaaatatcaaaatagatcCGATTCTGATACAGATAAATATCgtataaatatatcactttataagttatattaaatatacactgtattgATTGTGCACATATATCATACATTAAGAACACACACTTGTTGGTATCAATAACTTATTTTAGATCCAGTCATACAATTGGAAAATCCTACAGACACAATAATACGCTTAAGGAATATCTGGTAGACACACAAACACGCATGAATTAGTGTCACGTTGCAGACACATTCATGAACAAATGAAACACCATATATCCAcatattcatatatacatataaatacatcttGTAGAAATACAGTTGCatacaaattaatttgaaaacattttaagGCACATGTGGGGTATCTTATAGACACTTACCCATATCAGTGGTACATTGACATACTCTCTTATCAGTGTCATGTAGAGACTTGctgtatatcattatacatgtattctgtgaaggttttatttttgtggttttttatttttttctgatgcAACGGATTCAAAAATACGTTCGAACAAAATTTGATCTGTTTAAAGGGACATGCATCAATGTTTATTGCGAAACTGTGGTTACAATATTAGGTCATTTAGAAAAAACAACgaacatattttcaaaacatttacaatcaTCTTTTTAATCGAAGACCAGCTTTATAGAATTGCTGTATTTTATCCCAGACCACACATAAAGTTTAAATTGCAGTGACAGCttgcaaaaacatatataaatatatactgtgCGCATGTCTCCCCGTGAATTTAAATCACGAAAATTGGTCCCCGACGAAAATAACATGATTTCACATAACATATATCAAAGACACATCATTACAACGCTCTGAGATACATGGGAGACACCAGCTACAAATAAAACCCTCAGAGGATATATGGCACATGTGAACGTCACCCGCCTTCTAGACACATTTTAACACTGGTAAATATCTATAGCACATTTTAGATGATCTGGTGATGAAGAAAAAGTTTCAATGCACATACAAGTGACGTCTTGTAGACATCCATATTTACTCATCTGAGTTACATCGTAACATTGTTTCATTACACTATAAGTCAGGCGTCgcataaatataataaagcaTAAACATGTAGCACAGATAAACTGCTGCCCATCCATATACACGTAAATGCTGAATAAGACACTTAATATATGTGAAATGAATGCGTAGTAAATATCTTAACGTTTGCCATACTAATGAGGTAAAGTTTCTGGTTTTGAAATGCAGGGTTCATAGAGGTCTCTCATGTAAATCCGAGTACTGCAATTAACTATTGGATAGATTGCATGCAATGCCTATCAACTCTGCCATCTAGTTTAATTGACTCTAGTTACTTACCAATTGAGTATCATAAGTTAGTATCACTCTCTAAACCGACCCACTGTGGAAACAGGTGCGTATCGGTGTTACCTTTAAACTGTTTACTGAGGGGCGATCCTGGAACAAATGGatatttataatgaactgtATGTCCGTTGGTGAGGAAACTAATCCACCAGCCGAAGGTCCCCACTGTCATAATCGTGTGGTTAGTTAAGGATAGAAGGGCCATATCAGTCACTGCTGTATTTCCTTCTACAATATAAGTATTTGGCATTGTTCCTAAATTATCTTTCACCCATTTTAAATCGTTACTACTTACAATGAATATAATGTTTGCATATTTCTGCCGGAAGTACGCCATGGCGGTTTTTATGTAGGCTACATCTGCAACTTTATAACCAAAATCGATGAAAGTTTTGTCATCCATCATGTCACCCCTCCGTACATGTACCCCTACCAGCACGGGTCGCTCGTCCGTGTTGTTCAGGTCACGTAATCCTTTAGAAACCGCTTTATGTAAAATTGAAGCTGCTTCGTTAATAATTTGTGGGCGGAATCTAAACATCTTTCGAAGTTCTTCCTCAAAGGACACAAAATATTTCCAGGACTGAAAATATCCtttataatgaatatttttcataggaTTTTCTACTAGCTTGGAATCGTAGGCACAGTCCCAATCGTCCTCGATGACTTTGAAGCATTTCTCCGTTAGTTTATGATCCCAGTGTGGTTTCTGCCGAAAATTAAAGAAAACGGTAAGTACATTTATACTTGGCTGTACCAAATcgtatattattataattaaatgcGTAGAACCATCCAGCCATATATCAGGTATTCTTAAGGGTatgtcatttcaaaataagcATCACTATAATTGTTGTATGTACTTTAATGTTTGGATTGTGTAAGATTGGAGAATTATGACATTAAAACGGCATTTGGTTGTTTAAACTCTTACAGATTTGTGTCAATTACAATTACGTTTTTGCATATACCGATttagctcccttgcgagtatctatatattgtggcgtcattattttgtgtgctTAATTCACgtctttttctctgaaaataacGACTTggcgctcacaaacacatgacgtcacaataaatacctaaccacaagagcagataactatgtagtttgcaaatatagaatattgCATGGATAATGGTAACGGTCATTaccataaaacatgtattttgttttgttttaatatttacctcatATTGGCTGAAATCAATTTCGAACGCTTCCTTTAATTTCCTGAGTTCCTTGGAACTTGGTAGGACTATTTGATACCCATGTGTCTTGGCAGTGACGTAGAGAAATGCAAACTGCAACGCAAAACAGAAAATGATAGAACATCTTGCTTGATGAGTAGCTTTGCTTCTAAATCCGTGGTGTTTCAGAGATAAAGCATGTGATAACGATATGGATAATgtacatttaataaaaatatttgtattatattttaaaataaaagcactaagaaaagcaaaatataacatgtaaacatttgttATGAACAACAACCTGAGACAGTATTAtatattgaattgaaataaattctTTAGTAATATGATCTTCAGATGGGATAAACAAAACAgcatattataaaacaataggAAATGTCCATGGTGATTTTCAATGTTGGTGTGTATGCTTACTGCATTATATCCATGATAGGAcagatgtttttttttgaaGTTGACCTGTTCGATTTCGTTATTTATGTGACCACAAAAACAACGGAGGTTTTTATACAATGATCACTTCATTTTCTATTCAATACAACTAATTAGTAAAAGTGACTGTATACCTAAATTGAATACGTTACCAGTGGAAAGGTATTTGTTGCTGTAATGCCAAAGCATAATCTTGCTATTGACATTATAGTCGACAGGAACGCATTGTCAATATTACCATCTCATTAATAAGCAATTATATTAATCGATTTCATCAACAAGACGGACATTTCCATACTTCATATGAAATATTGCAAATAATGGAGTCAATGAAAGCATCAGTGTAGCAATCAAATATCCCGTATACAACCTCCTTCGTGAGGCAATCAAATATCCCGTATACAACCTCCTTCGTGTAGCAATCAAATATCCCGTATACAACCTCCTTCGTGTAGCAATTAAATATCCCGTATACAACCTCCTTCGTGTAGCAACCTCCTTCATGTAGCAATCAAATATCCCGTATACAACCTCCTTCGTGTAGCAATCAAATATCCCGTATACAACCTCCTTCGTGAGGCAATCAAATATCCCGTATACAACCTCCTTCATGTAGCAATCAAATATCCCGTATACAACCTCCTTCGTGTAGCAATCAATATCCCGTATACAACCTCCTTCGTGTAGCAATTAAATATCCCGTATACAACCTCCTTCGTGTAGCAATCAAATATCCCGTATACAACCTCCTTCGTCCCAGCAATTAACACTAATGTCAATCTCTGGAGATTATTATACTAACAGTGTAATTTACTTTACTTTGACAAAGTTCATGGTCCATTGCCTATCATTATAGACTTCAAACATTCCtagttaatgatgtttttgttgcCCATTTACTTTACCATAGTCTACCCACAGAGCAATGTCAGGTTTATTTACACATTTCAACCATTAAGACTTTCGTGTTGGGGTGCATTTATTAGTATTCGATGAGTTATCACGAACTCTTTATCATTTCCAGGCAATAAAATAAACCGGTCTTTTGAAATAAATCGATTTATGACGGCATTAGAGTACACTTTAAATATTACTCATGACAGGTATGCGATTCGGAAGGCTAATCGAATCCTTGGAGATCAACACGTACGTGTTTGTTCATTTCTGTGGAGTCGGTAAGGGTAATAAGTCATTACAGGCTTTGGAAGAAtataatacaaattatttaCTGGCCAATAAACTTAAATAAGTCATAAAGGTCTGGTCTCTGTGTGTGTACACTGTATTCGTCCCGGTCAATGATAACACACAGgtatatacacacacatttaCCCCACACGTGTCTGGTCTCGTACTCTGTACTTCTATACTCACGGACGCTATTGTAAGACATATAATATGATAACTCTAGATCTTTCCAAATACGAATTCTTAAAAGTGTTAATCAATAAACAACAATACCATGTATTTCAGTGTCTTCAGCACCTGACATATAGTCAATGTGGTGCGACATTGACCGTAACAGGACAAAAAGTAATCGttatcacacacacacatacactttTATCTGCCATACTATACATGTTCTCTCTAAACACGTGGTACCTGGTTGCGACTCACACTTCCACCCGGTTGTTATACATACATAACCTGTGTTTATCTATCTGGAAAATGAGATTACCCGCTTACCCTTATCTCTATCCGTTTATAGCAAACGTCGATGATtagtttaaatgtttaacataATTGTCACATATATGTATCTCCCTACTCACAGACCTTTCATCCCTAGAATGTACAAGTACAGATGTCTTATGCCTGCAACATGGATAATTTCCAATCCCGAACACCACTCAGGCCCAATACGTCACGGTATCCTTCTTTACCAAACCCATACTCGTCAAACCCCAACAAAACCCTACTTGTCCTAAACAGGTATATTTATCTGGAAGATGAAGGATACGTTCCCCCTAAACACCACCTAACACATACTCGCCACAAAAAGACAACCTCACACATACTCGCCACAAAAAAGACATATGGAATATCCCTACCCCAACCTTACATAACCCATACTCGTCACTATTTACCTGGAACATGAGATTCCCCAATCCTCCCGATAACTCCACGCTAGCCATCAGTTTACCCGGCTCCTGTTGGATATCACTACATGATGTCAGAAGACGATTCAGATTGTCAATGTACATCCACCAAAGTAGCTTCCAGGAGAACACAGTGAAGCTGGCGACACATAATAGTGTTCCTAGGCTAATCCACCTCTGACTGGGTTTATTTAGTCTGAGGAACGGGAACCAGTTGATCCTTCTCATGGTTAAATCACCGAATCCTTGATATCAATATATGCTGATTATATGACCGGTAGAGTCCCATTCAGACAATTACACATG
It encodes:
- the LOC138306816 gene encoding galactoside alpha-(1,2)-fucosyltransferase 2-like, translated to MRRINWFPFLRLNKPSQRWISLGTLLCVASFTVFSWKLLWWMYIDNLNRLLTSCSDIQQEPGKLMASVELSGGLGNLMFQFAFLYVTAKTHGYQIVLPSSKELRKLKEAFEIDFSQYEKPHWDHKLTEKCFKVIEDDWDCAYDSKLVENPMKNIHYKGYFQSWKYFVSFEEELRKMFRFRPQIINEAASILHKAVSKGLRDLNNTDERPVLVGVHVRRGDMMDDKTFIDFGYKVADVAYIKTAMAYFRQKYANIIFIVSSNDLKWVKDNLGTMPNTYIVEGNTAVTDMALLSLTNHTIMTVGTFGWWISFLTNGHTVHYKYPFVPGSPLSKQFKGNTDTHLFPQWVGLESDTNL
- the LOC138306815 gene encoding ankyrin repeat, PH and SEC7 domain containing protein secG-like; translated protein: MYRYYGGSEDNPEDQEESEEEESDEEEEEEEEYDYAIELYRAIERDDRNELRRLLDNGADPGLKPFEDKSRALLHVCCDKGHIVCATILLDRGAAINVTDEWGMTSLMYCMVRQDMGMAKMLLSRDSEMVDCRDIEGKSALHMAVETGQPEFVELLLKNSANVNAFTDIGITPLMVLCMDSNIENKTVLARMLIEAGADVSMKDYKCKRTALHNAVINGNFELFEILLGAGSNPNLLDVTGRSPLTNLICRHARITERHPEVSDDVMAAAIQLIQAGTNLDNSMCEYSNPLVNAAFVKASRLMRVILDYGADPDVTFRSGTTALLVSVMKRDIPCTRVLLEWNCRLDMKGKVAFNKYDELVLDPMELAIEKGYWDIVINLVSAGYCVSRLPYLRKSFDGDTPKALAQNPEMFSFLQYQASNPLLLFHSAILAVFKALRRNTSGKLDELPIPEAIKRLMRKGEFCDPENGEDHKNVDTLRFYFKSMAFV